The sequence TCATAACAATCCAAGATGAGTTTGAAAAATGTCTATAATGGTGATGAAGAGATTGGCCAACATGCTCAACAACACTTTACCAAGATATATACTTCCAGTCGGATTCCGGTTTCCCCTATAGACTTTGGTGACTTCCCACACACTGCAACTGCAGAAATAAACAACGAACTCACCAAAGAGTTCACCAGTGAAGAAATTCAGGACGCCCTGTCTTCCATCGGAGATGATAAAGCACCGGGTCTGGATGGACTAACTGCTAGATTCTACAAACATTACTGGAACATCATTGGAACTGATATAATTGCAGAAGTCAAGGATTTCTTTGACACTTCCTACATGAAATCAGGTTTGAATCACACCAACATATGCATGATTCCAAAAACCAACAATTCACTAACTTTATCGGATTATAGACCAATAGCTCTCTGTAATGTTCTCTACAAAATTATTTCGAAGTGTTTGGTTAATAGACTCAAAAAGCATCTAGACAATATAGTCTCCGATACACAAGCAGCTTTCATACCAGGACAACTTGTAACAGATAATGTGTTGATTGCACATGAGGTAATGCATTCACTCCAAGCAAGGAAAAGAGTTTCACAAAACTACATGGCTATTAAAACTGATGTTTCTAAGGCCTATGATAGAGTCGAATGGAACTTTTTGGAAGTAACAATGAGGCTATTTGGTTTTGATGATAAATGGATATCATGGATAATGGCTACGATCCGGTCAGTCAGCTACTCTGTTTTGATCAATGGTTCTCCTCAAGGCATGATCATCCCAGAAAGAGGAATTAGACAAGGGGATCCTCTATCCCcctatctatttattttctgtGCAGATATCATGAGCCATCTCATTAATGTCAGAGTCCAAGACGGTGATATAAAAGGTGTTAAAATAGGCAACGACGTTCCTGCGATCATACATCTTCAGTTTGCCGATGATTCACTATTCTTATGTCAAGCCAATGCTCGTAATTGTAAAGCAATTAAAGATGCTTTTGAGGTTTAGGAATATTATTCAGGGCAACAAATTAATACAACCAAATCCTTAATAACTTTTGGATCAAGAGTCCACGGCACAACTCAAAACTGTCTGAAATATATTCTAAAGATTCCAAACCAGGGTGGAGGAGGTAAATACCTAGGTCTTCCTGAACAGTTTGGtaggaaaaaaacagaaatgttTAAGTACATTATAGATACAGTTCAACAACGAACATCAAGCTGGAGTACGAAGCGTTTGACGACAGCCGGAAAagaaataatgttaaaatttgtCGCTTTAGCAATGCCTATTTACTCTATGTCTTGCTTTAAGCTGCCAATGGGTGTTGTTAACGATATTGATTCAGCTTTGCAaaaattttggtgggaaaaaagCAATGGTGAAAGAGGAATTCCATGGATAGCTTGGCAAAGACTTCAGTATTCAAAAAAGGAGGGTGGTCTTGGTTTCAAGAACCTCTCCAAATTCAATGATGCTCTACTTGCTAAACAAGCATGGCGATTAATACAACATTCAACTTCTTTATTTGCTCGTATAATGAAAGCAAGGTATTATAGAGATGAATCAATATTTGAAGTAAAAGATCGTTGTAATCAATCATATGGATGGGCTTCTATATTGGAAGGCTTAAAGATTATTAAACAAGGCACAACGACGATCATTGGAGATGGAGCTACTGCACGACTTGATATAGATAATATCACTATATCAGATCCGCCGAGACCCATACAAAGTTGGTCATTTACGCATTTGGAATGAAGAAAAAATCTCAGCATATGTTCATCCTCAGGATCAGAACTTAATACATACCATCTATTTACCCATTCAAGAAAAACCAGACAGACTAATATGGTACTACAACCAATCGGGTGAATATACTATACGATCGGGATATGGCTAAACATGCATAATCAAGACATGGCAATAGCACAAGGACCTTTACCACATGGTTCTGTTTCTCTCAATAAAAGAATCTGGAAACTGAAGATTTTACCAAATATAAAACACTTCCTATGGCGTATGTTATCGAAAGCATTGCCAACCATCACTCGTCTTAATACTCGAGGAAAGAATCTAGATCTTGTATGCCCCATATGTTTTCAGAAAGACGAAACTATAGAACACATTTTGTTCTACGTAATTATGCAAGTGTGGGATTTGTCCAACATCCCCATAAATATCTTTCTATCATTGAATTATGACAGTGATCAAATCCTCACAGCTTTTTTAGATGTGGAGCATATGAACGGAACAACAGACTTATCACCCTTACAACCTCTGTGGACAATGTGGCATCTATGAAAATCtcgaaacaaatatatttttgaaaaacatacaATAATACCCAGAAACATTGCCTTCAGGGTTAAAAATGAGGTTCAAGAATGGTATTACAACAATCCACTTCACAATGCAGCTAATTTGCTTCAAGGACAAGAATCTGAAGTGTGGATCAAACCAACACAttcaataatgaaatgcaactATGATGCAGGGTTTGATAAGTACACTAACCAAGCAACAGGAGGATGGATTATTAGGGATTCACATGGTATTTCAAAGGGATGGGGATCACAAAGACTAGGATCAGCAACAACTCCTCTCCAAGCAGAAGCAAAAGCATTACTAGCATCAATGCAACAAGTTTGGATAAAAGGACACAAATTTATATGCTTTGAAGGAGATTGCCAATTACTTACAAAAATCCTTGATAACAAACATCATGATATCTCCATTGACGGCATCATTCAAGATATAAGATGGTGGCAAACACGATTCCAATttgttcaatttgtttttactaaACGATGTTGTAATAAAGTAGCACACCTGTTGGCAAAATTTGGATGCCTTAATTGctcattttattttgaatgtctTAGACCACCAGTTTGGTTAATTCAACAAATGTATGCAGACTTTATTAATTCATCAATATAAATCACTTttagacgaaaaaaaaaattcatgaaaatacctatagttttttttcaagagttagatggattatatagtgagtttttgaatttgacttctCAATATGATAAGAAAgttgtattttatttaaaagcagtttatatgggttattaGGTGAAATCAAGTGCAGACACAATATTTACGATTTTTTGTAGCAccttttcataacttttttgttttaaattcaaacggttgtatatgttcattgtaaagttgtgtcttttcactatattttatttatatatttccatcacaacttttcggtctaataggtgtgtctatttaaatagtcatgtttTTTGAagtctctttatatttgtctcttcatcagtaactaacaagttcgttgaaacaaattttctattttatgttgaatctaaacaataaatattaatatctaatattcaacgtgattctataatctaattaaaattttagaaatgattataacgatagagaaatttaatacaacttaatatagaatttacagttgcgtctatttttATCGtaagtttttgttaaaaaaatagtttaatatttaaaaataagaataacaatctgaataaatacgaACAACAATTACGACTTTGCTTAGTAttgtttttgtaagaaaattatttttactccttttttaaaaaactcaaacagttgtatcttttcattttagagTTATGTCtattcactatattttattcatgttttttcatcacaacttttcgttctaataggtgtgtaaATTTAAATACTcttgtcttttgaactttctatatattttgtcttttcatcaataactaacaaatcattgtacgttgaaacaaattttccgttttatgttaaatctaaataatttgaatattaatatctaatattcaacgttattctataatctaactaaaattttaaaaataattatagcaatatagaaatctAATAAAACTGAATATTGAATTTTTGCGTTGCATCTATTTATCgtaatgattttataatgtataattttaaattttaaattttatttacttttttctaaaatacttccccgCAATGTTGCGGATCTGagtgaataataattttacttggTTTCTCATATATTAGTAAAACACACCAAACTAATTGATAAAAGGCCCAGTGTTATTAGGTCTGGGAAAAGTGTGAAAGGCCCAACGTGGATAAAATTAACCGAGAGAGAAATATAAATCTCCAGAAGCTTCTCTATTATCCACGTGACCATCCACGTCTGGTCACGTCTTGGGTTTGCCAGAGCCTCTCTTCCGGTCAGCGGGTTACCTTATCGTCATCAACATTCAGAAAAGCAAAAATCGCTGTTAAAAGGCTTCTTCAAAGACCAAATTCCCGAATTTTTCTCCTCCTGAGAAAAAGAAATccacatacagtatatatataccatGATTCTAGCTTCACTCTACTTCTTCTAGGGTTCGTTCGTCTTCTCAACGGTTAAGCAATGCCACTGGCTTACACATTTCCGgttctcccttcttcttcttgtctcctTTGCGGAATCTCTAATCGCGGCACCAGCTTCGTCGTAGATCGCCCGGAGCTTCAGATCTCAGGCTGCCTCGTCGTGCGTTCTGAATCCGGTGAATTCGTTGGGGGTTCTGGTTCATCTTTGCGGCAGTTCCACCGGGAAGGGCGGAGGAAGTTgaatgctgctgctgctgctggtggtggtggtggtatcCATGTCGTGGACAATGCGCCGTCTCGTACTTCTTCCCCCGCTGCTTCTACCTCTACAATCGAAATCCCGGTTACCTGTTACCAGGTATTTTATGCTCTCACTGGCTTTTAGTCCTCGGAATCCCTGTATATACGATCTCTCCCGATTTGGTACTTTACTCCTCGTTGAAGTGCGAGTGGAACTTGTTTTTTCTGTCCTTCTAAATTTGGTTGTAAGTGTGTAGAATCAGTGGGatgttttatattgtataatAGTTCATTTCTGCAATAAAGAGTGTATGTAAGAAACGTAGCGTTTTGTTTGATAGACGATATTTCAGGATCATATATGTTAATGGTATTGAATTTGCAGCTTATTGGAGTTTCTGATCAAGCCGAGAAAGACGAGGTTGTGAAGTCGGTTATACATTTGAAAAAAGCTGATGCTGAAGAGGGTTATACTATGGAGGCTGCTGTAGCTCGCCAGGTTAAAACCTATTGTTTGATCCTGTTTTTAAGTGCTCCATAGAATCTGACCAAtttcttgatttgttgttcttaatgATCCTAATGTGCAGGATCTTCTCATGGATGTTAGGGATAAACTTCTTTTTGAACCAGAGTATGCTGGTAACCTAAAAGAAAAGATTGCTCCTCGGTCTCCTCTCAGAATTCCGTGGGCATGGTTGCCTGGTGCGCTATGCCTTCTTCAAGAGGTAATACCACTGAGCTGTAATTGGGGTTTGTCCCTGTAAATGTTTTGTACTGATCTTTCTTCATTTGTTTATCATTTCTACAAACATCCTTTCTCTTCTTAATGCAAATTTGTCTTTTCTTCTATGAAACTTAGTGGGaaattttttgttagttttcttaattttgtgaTATTAGCTTGATATTAGCTTTATCTTATGATAAAGGAtttttagatagaaaataaaGCTATGATGTGAGCTACTATGTTTCAGGTTGGACAAGAAAAACTCGTGCTGGATATTGGCCGGGCTGCTCTCAGGAACCTTGATTCGAAGCCATATATTcatgatatatttttatctatGGCACTTGCTGAGGTAAAATCAAATGAACTAGGAATGGGAACTACTTACCACCTTCACTAATCTCTGCTTCTTCTATCTCtgatatgtttttttccatGAAGTGTGCAATTGCCAAGGCTGCTTTCGAGTCTAACAAGGTCTCTCAAGGATTTGAAGCTCTTGCTCGTGCTCAATCTTTTCTGAAGAGTAACGTTACTCTTGGGAAACTTGCATTGTTAACTCAGGTAATAGGTTCGACTGTCTTGCATCAGTACAGAGAAAGCTTCTCTGTGTTTACTTTTTGTTCTGTTCTGGCTTGAATGTGATTATGTGAAAAGTGCAAGATCATGCCTTACTGTAGATCTAATTATGTTAGGGAGCTTCATATTGTCCAAAGACATAATTTACCAGCATATTGAGTTTTAAGGgatttaaattgaaattttcaGATTGAGGAGTCACTGGAGGAGCTTGCACCACCATGCACATTGGATCTACTGGGCCTGCCTCGCACGCCAGAAAATGCAGAGAGGAGACGAGGTGCAATTTCAGCGCTACGCGAACTGCTCAGACAGGGTCTTAGTGTTGAAGCTTCATGTCAAATTCAAGACTGGCCATGCTTTCTGAGTCAGGCAATTAGCAGGTTGTTGGCCACAGAGAttgttgatcttcttccatGGGATGACTTAGCCATAACacggaaaaataaaaaatcactcGAATCCCACAATCAAAGAGGGGTAATTGATTTTAGTTGTTTCTACATGGTGTTGCTTGCTCATATCGCTGTTGGATTTTCAGGCAAGCAAAATGATACGGTATATCtcgttttctttccttttgttaaatttaaaccAAGTGGTCCATttcttttctattctatctGCTTATAAAGCATAACATTCAGTATGCTTGTGTAGATtaataaagcaaaaaatataTGCGAATGTCTCATAACATCTGAAGGTTTTGATCTGAAATTTGAGGAAGCTTTTTGCTCATTTCTTTTAAAACAGGTATTTTTCCTCTTGCTTTCTTTATTCTTGCCCTTTTAACTATGCTATTGCATCTTATTTACTTCAAGTTCATTTGCTTCGAAAGATCCATGCGTTGTTCATTTAGTTAAGTGCTACTGGACCTACATGTTGGATAGCACAGGGTTCCGAGGCAGAGGCCCTTGAAAAACTTAAGCAGCTGGAATCAAATTCAGATTCTGCCGTTCGTAATTCAATCCTGGGAAAAGAGTCGAGAAGTACTTCTGCTACTACATCATTGGTAAACCTGATGACTTTTACCAAATATTTGTGGCATATGTTGCTAGGCCTAGAACAAACGTCATCATTCCTCTACGGGTGATTCACCCTCCTATTCTTGATGTTAATGGCATTATCAACTTTAGTGGAATATGAGTAAGGTTGAGCTATGTTTCAGGCACTAGttgaaaaaatggaaataaatcGTTGAGTGGATGGTATTCAAAGTCATAGAATATGCTTTTACAGCATTGTGTGTGCCTGCCGCTAACCTCTTTTTCTGGTTGGTTGTGCATATGCTTAATCCTTTGCTTGAGTAAGCCCTTGGGGTTCATGCactaaatttaatttgaaaattatgcAAGTATGTTCATCTCTTCTCCAGTgctgatttttttcaaaaagattGATATCGACCTTCATACATACTACCTAATAAAATTGACCAGGATGCGTGGCTAACGGAGTCTGTGTTTGCTAACTTTCCAGACACAAGGGGTTGTTCACCATCTTTGGTAAGAGTCAGATCACTGAAATATTCTGTGTAgcagttttataattatgcagAAAGATATTCATATTGACAACTTTCTGCAGACAAATTTTTTTCGGGCTGAAAAGAAATATCCAGAGAACAAGAAAATGGGATCACCTTCGATCATTAATCACAAGACAAACCAAAGACCACTTTCGACTACGCAGTTCATGAACTCGTCACAACATCTATATACAGCTGTCGAGCAGTTGACACCATCAGATTTGCAGAGCCCAGTGGTATCAGCGAAGAATATTGATGAAAGCGGTGCCAGTATGCCATCAGTTCAACTGAAGAGAAACCTgggtgtaaaacaaaataaaatatg comes from Camelina sativa cultivar DH55 chromosome 19, Cs, whole genome shotgun sequence and encodes:
- the LOC104765780 gene encoding plastid division protein CDP1, chloroplastic-like; protein product: MPLAYTFPVLPSSSCLLCGISNRGTSFVVDRPELQISGCLVVRSESGEFVGGSGSSLRQFHREGRRKLNAAAAAGGGGGIHVVDNAPSRTSSPAASTSTIEIPVTCYQLIGVSDQAEKDEVVKSVIHLKKADAEEGYTMEAAVARQDLLMDVRDKLLFEPEYAGNLKEKIAPRSPLRIPWAWLPGALCLLQEVGQEKLVLDIGRAALRNLDSKPYIHDIFLSMALAECAIAKAAFESNKVSQGFEALARAQSFLKSNVTLGKLALLTQIEESLEELAPPCTLDLLGLPRTPENAERRRGAISALRELLRQGLSVEASCQIQDWPCFLSQAISRLLATEIVDLLPWDDLAITRKNKKSLESHNQRGVIDFSCFYMVLLAHIAVGFSGKQNDTINKAKNICECLITSEGFDLKFEEAFCSFLLKQGSEAEALEKLKQLESNSDSAVRNSILGKESRSTSATTSLDAWLTESVFANFPDTRGCSPSLTNFFRAEKKYPENKKMGSPSIINHKTNQRPLSTTQFMNSSQHLYTAVEQLTPSDLQSPVVSAKNIDESGASMPSVQLKRNLGVKQNKIWDDWLSQSGLIGRVSVVALLGCTVFFSLKLIGIRSGRLQSLPIWVSARPHSESDSFLCKTESGNFRRNISSVNRNGIAGNIKVLLDMLKTNHGEHSDALYLKSSGLSATSLSHSASEVHKRPMVTEDAEELVRQWENIKAEALGPTHQIYSLSDVLDESMLVQWQTLAETAKAKSCYWRFVLLHLEILQAHMFEDGIVGETAEIEALLEEAAELVDESQPKNAKYYSTYKIRYKLKKQEDGSWKFCESDIKIQK